In the Panthera uncia isolate 11264 chromosome D2, Puncia_PCG_1.0, whole genome shotgun sequence genome, one interval contains:
- the RET gene encoding proto-oncogene tyrosine-protein kinase receptor Ret isoform X1, translating to MLVCLGGLLWTSSSPLPPSHTSLPSPAPLGLYFARDAYWEKLYVDQPAGMPLLYVHALRDMPEEVPTFRLGQHLYGIAYRARLHENDWIRIEEDTGLLYLNRSLDHSTWDKLSIRNGGFPVLTIYLQVFLSPTSLREGECQWPGCARVYFSFVNTSFPACGSLKPRELCFPESGVSFRIRENRPPGTFHQFRLLPVQFLCPNISVTYRLLEGENLPFHCAPDSLEVSTRWPLDRELREKYELVAACMVRVGARKEEVVMVPFPVTVYDEDDSAPTFLGGIDTASAVVEFKRKEGTVVAKIRVFDADVVPASGELLKRYTNTLLSGDAWVLQTFRIEHSPNETLAQANGSFVRATVHDYRLVLNRSLPISENRSLQLTVLVNDSDFQGPGEGTLFLHFNVSVLPVSLHLPSTYTFTVSRRARRFAQIGKVCVENCQEFSGIHVQYRLQLSSTNCSVLGVVTSAEDTTGNLFVNHTEALQRPDCSQLRYTVVAADRPTRKQTQALLVVTVEGTYVAEEPGCPLSCAVSKRRPECEECGGLGSLTGRCEWRQGDGKGITRNFSTCSPSIKTCPDGHCDAVESRNVNICPQDCLRGGSIIGGHEPGERWGIKAGFGICNCFPEEKKCFCEPEDSQEPLCDELCRTVIAAAVLFSFVVSMLLSTFCIHRYHKNAHKPPIASAEMTFRRPAQAFPVSYSSSGARRPSMDSMENQVSVDAFKIPEDPKWEFPRKNLVLGKTLGEGEFGKVVKATAFRLKGKAGYTTVAVKMLKENASPSELRDLLSEFNLLKQVNHPHVIKLYGACSQDGPLFLIVEYAKYGSLRGFLRESRKAGPGYVGSGGSRSSSYLDNPEERALTMGDLISFAWQISRGMRYLAEMKLVHRDLAARNVLVAEGRKMKISDFGLSRDVYEEDSYVKRSKGRIPVKWMAIESLFDHIYTTQSDVWSFGVLLWEIVTLGGNPYPGIPPERLFNLLKTGYRMERPDNCSEEMYGLMLQCWKQEPDKRPVFADISKDLEKMMVKNRDYLDLAASTPSDSLLYDDGLSEEETPLVDCNNAPLPRALPSTWIENKLYGMSDPNWPEESPVPLTRADGTNTVCPRYANDSVYANWMVSPSAAQLMDAFDS from the exons ATGCTGGTCTGCCTGGGGGGCTTGCTCTGGACATcatcctcacccctccctccctcacacacttccctcccttctccagctCCGCTGGGACTCTACTTCGCCAGGGATGCTTACTGGGAGAAACTCTACGTGGACCAGCCAGCCGGCATGCCCCTGCTCTACGTCCATGCCCTGCGGGACATGCCGGAGGAGGTGCCCACCTTCCGCCTGGGCCAGCACCTCTACGGCATCGCCTACCGTGCAAGGCTGCATGAGAACGACTGGATTCGCATCGAGGAGGACACTGGCCTTCTCTACCTTAACCGGAGCCTGGATCACAGCACCTGGGACAAGCTCAGCATCCGCA ATGGCGGCTTCCCTGTGCTCACCATCTACCTCCAGGTCTTCCTGTCACCTACATCCCTGCGTGAGGGCGAGTGCCAATGGCCCGGCTGTGCCCGTGTGTACTTCTCCTTTGTCAACACCTCCTTCCCGGCTTGTGGTTCCCTCAAACCCCGGGAGCTCTGCTTTCCTGAGTCAGGTGTCTCCTTCCGCATCAGAGAGAATAGGCCTCCCGGCACTTTCCACCAGTTCCGCCTGCTGCCTGTGCAGTTCCTCTGCCCCAACATCAGCGTGACCTACAGGCTCCTAGAAG GTGAGAACCTGCCCTTCCACTGCGCCCCGGACAGCCTGGAGGTGAGCACGCGCTGGCCCCTGGATCGCGAGCTGCGGGAGAAGTACGAGCTGGTGGCTGCTTGCATGGTGCGCGTCGGCGCACGCAAGGAGGAGGTGGTGATGGTGCCCTTCCCCGTGACCGTGTATGATGAGGACGACTCGGCGCCCACCTTCCTCGGGGGCATCGACACCGCCAGCGCTGTGGTGGAGTTCAAGAGGAAGGAG GGCACTGTGGTGGCCAAAATACGTGTCTTCGATGCAGACGTGGTGCCAGCATCCGGGGAGCTCCTGAAGCGATACACAAACACACTACtctctggggatgcctgggtccTCCAGACATTCCGTATCGAGCACTCCCCCAACGAGACCTTGGCCCAGGCCAACGGCAGCTTTGTGCGGGCAACTGTGCATGACTACA GGCTGGTTCTCAACCGGAGCCTCCCCATCTCGGAGAACCGCTCCCTGCAGCTGACCGTGCTGGTCAATGACTCGGACTTCCAGGGCCCCGGGGAGGGCACCCTCTTCCTCCACTTCAACGTGTCCGTGCTGCCTGTCAGCTTGCACTTGCCCAGCACCTACACCTTCACTGTGAGCAGGCGGGCCCGCCGCTTTGCCCAG ATTGGGAAAGTCTGTGTGGAAAACTGCCAGGAGTTCAGCGGCATCCACGTGCAGTACAGGCTGCAGCTCTCCAGCACCAACTGCAGTGTCCTGGGGGTGGTCACCTCAGCAGAGGACACCACAGGGAACCTTTTCGTGAACCACACAGAAGCCCTGCAGCGGCCCGATTGCTCTCAACTCCGGTACACGGTAGTGGCTGCCGACCGGCCAACCCGCAAGCAGACCCAGGCCCTGCTGGTTGTCACCGTGGAGGGGACAT ATGTGGCTGAGGAGCCAGGCTGCCCCCTGTCCTGTGCAGTCAGCAAGAGACGCCCTGAATGTGAGGAGTGCGGCGGCCTGGGCTCTCTGACGGGCAGGTGCGAGTGGAGACAGGGAGATGGCAAAG GAATCACCAGGAACTTCTCCACCTGCTCCCCCAGCATCAAGACCTGCCCCGACGGCCACTGTGATGCCGTGGAGAGCAGAAATGTCAACATCTGCCCCCAGGACTGCCTCC GGGGCGGCAGCATCATTGGTGGGCATGAGCCAGGGGAGCGCTGGGGGATTAAAGCTGGCTTCGGTATCTGCAACTGTTTCCCAGAGGAGAAGAAGTGCTTCTGCGAACCTGAAGACAGCCagg AGCCGCTGTGTGACGAGCTCTGCCGCACGGTGATCGCGGCCGCTGTGCTCTTCTCCTTCGTCGTCTCCATGCTGCTCTCCACCTTCTGCATCCACCGCTACCACAAGAACGCCCACAAGCCACCCATTGCCTCTGCTGAGATGACCTTCCGCCGGCCTGCCCAGGCCTTCCCGGTCAGCTACTCCTCGTCCGGCGCCCGCCGGCCCTCTATGGACTCCATGGAGAACCAGGTCTCTGTGGACGCCTTCAAGATCCCG gaggatccaaagtgggaaTTCCCTCGAAAGAACTTGGTTCTTGGGAAAACCCTGGGAGAAGGCGAATTTGGAAAAGTGGTTAAGGCGACAGCCTTCCGGCTAAAAGGCAAAGCAGGGTACACAACCGTGGCCGTGAAGATGCTGAAAG AGAACGCTTCCCCAAGTGAGCTGCGGGACCTGCTGTCAGAGTTCAACCTCCTGAAGCAGGTCAACCACCCACATGTCATCAAGCTGTACGGGGCCTGCAGCCAGGACG gccCGCTCTTCCTCATTGTGGAGTATGCCAAGTACGGTTCCCTGCGGGGCTTCCTCCGAGAGAGCCGCAAGGCGGGGCCCGGCTACGTGGGCAGTGGAGGCAGCCGCAGCTCCAGCTACCTGGACAACCCCGAGGAGCGGGCCCTGACCATGGGCGACCTCATCTCCTTCGCCTGGCAGATCTCTCGGGGGATGCGGTACCTGGCTGAGATGAAG CTTGTCCATCGGGACTTGGCAGCCAGAAATGTCCTGGTAGCTGAGGGGCGGAAGATGAAGATTTCGGATTTTGGCCTGTCCCGAGACGTTTATGAAGAGGATTCCTATGTGAAGAGGAGCAAG GGTCGGATTCCAGTCAAATGGATGGCAATTGAGTCTCTTTTCGATCATATCTACACCACCCAAAGTGATGT GTGGTCCTTTGGTGTCCTGCTGTGGGAGATTGTGACTCTGGGGGGCAACCCCTACCCTGGGATCCCTCCGGAGCGGCTTTTCAACCTCCTGAAGACAGGCTACCGGATGGAGAGGCCCGACAACTGCAGTGAGGAGAT GTACGGTCTCATGCTGCAGTGTTGGAAGCAGGAACCAGACAAGAGGCCAGTGTTTGCTGACATCAGCAAAGACCTGGAAAAGATGATGGTTAAGAACAGA gaCTACTTGGACCTGGCTGCCTCCACCCCATCCGACTCCCTGCTTTATGACGACGGCCTCTCGGAGGAGGAGACGCCCCTGGTGGACTGTAATAATGCTCCCCTCCCTCGAGCCCTCCCCTCCACGTGGATTGAAAACAAACTCTATG gcaTGTCAGACCCGAACTGGCCTGAAGAGAGTCCTGTACCACTCACGAGAGCTGATGGCACTAACACTGTGTGTCCAAGATATGCAAATGATAGTGTATATGCTAACTGGATGGTTTCACCCTCAGCGGCACAATTAATGGACGCATTTGATAGTTAA
- the RET gene encoding proto-oncogene tyrosine-protein kinase receptor Ret isoform X2 — protein MAKATATAGAARLRLLLLLPLLGEAPLGLYFARDAYWEKLYVDQPAGMPLLYVHALRDMPEEVPTFRLGQHLYGIAYRARLHENDWIRIEEDTGLLYLNRSLDHSTWDKLSIRNGGFPVLTIYLQVFLSPTSLREGECQWPGCARVYFSFVNTSFPACGSLKPRELCFPESGVSFRIRENRPPGTFHQFRLLPVQFLCPNISVTYRLLEGENLPFHCAPDSLEVSTRWPLDRELREKYELVAACMVRVGARKEEVVMVPFPVTVYDEDDSAPTFLGGIDTASAVVEFKRKEGTVVAKIRVFDADVVPASGELLKRYTNTLLSGDAWVLQTFRIEHSPNETLAQANGSFVRATVHDYRLVLNRSLPISENRSLQLTVLVNDSDFQGPGEGTLFLHFNVSVLPVSLHLPSTYTFTVSRRARRFAQIGKVCVENCQEFSGIHVQYRLQLSSTNCSVLGVVTSAEDTTGNLFVNHTEALQRPDCSQLRYTVVAADRPTRKQTQALLVVTVEGTYVAEEPGCPLSCAVSKRRPECEECGGLGSLTGRCEWRQGDGKGITRNFSTCSPSIKTCPDGHCDAVESRNVNICPQDCLRGGSIIGGHEPGERWGIKAGFGICNCFPEEKKCFCEPEDSQEPLCDELCRTVIAAAVLFSFVVSMLLSTFCIHRYHKNAHKPPIASAEMTFRRPAQAFPVSYSSSGARRPSMDSMENQVSVDAFKIPEDPKWEFPRKNLVLGKTLGEGEFGKVVKATAFRLKGKAGYTTVAVKMLKENASPSELRDLLSEFNLLKQVNHPHVIKLYGACSQDGPLFLIVEYAKYGSLRGFLRESRKAGPGYVGSGGSRSSSYLDNPEERALTMGDLISFAWQISRGMRYLAEMKLVHRDLAARNVLVAEGRKMKISDFGLSRDVYEEDSYVKRSKGRIPVKWMAIESLFDHIYTTQSDVWSFGVLLWEIVTLGGNPYPGIPPERLFNLLKTGYRMERPDNCSEEMYGLMLQCWKQEPDKRPVFADISKDLEKMMVKNRDYLDLAASTPSDSLLYDDGLSEEETPLVDCNNAPLPRALPSTWIENKLYGMSDPNWPEESPVPLTRADGTNTVCPRYANDSVYANWMVSPSAAQLMDAFDS, from the exons ctCCGCTGGGACTCTACTTCGCCAGGGATGCTTACTGGGAGAAACTCTACGTGGACCAGCCAGCCGGCATGCCCCTGCTCTACGTCCATGCCCTGCGGGACATGCCGGAGGAGGTGCCCACCTTCCGCCTGGGCCAGCACCTCTACGGCATCGCCTACCGTGCAAGGCTGCATGAGAACGACTGGATTCGCATCGAGGAGGACACTGGCCTTCTCTACCTTAACCGGAGCCTGGATCACAGCACCTGGGACAAGCTCAGCATCCGCA ATGGCGGCTTCCCTGTGCTCACCATCTACCTCCAGGTCTTCCTGTCACCTACATCCCTGCGTGAGGGCGAGTGCCAATGGCCCGGCTGTGCCCGTGTGTACTTCTCCTTTGTCAACACCTCCTTCCCGGCTTGTGGTTCCCTCAAACCCCGGGAGCTCTGCTTTCCTGAGTCAGGTGTCTCCTTCCGCATCAGAGAGAATAGGCCTCCCGGCACTTTCCACCAGTTCCGCCTGCTGCCTGTGCAGTTCCTCTGCCCCAACATCAGCGTGACCTACAGGCTCCTAGAAG GTGAGAACCTGCCCTTCCACTGCGCCCCGGACAGCCTGGAGGTGAGCACGCGCTGGCCCCTGGATCGCGAGCTGCGGGAGAAGTACGAGCTGGTGGCTGCTTGCATGGTGCGCGTCGGCGCACGCAAGGAGGAGGTGGTGATGGTGCCCTTCCCCGTGACCGTGTATGATGAGGACGACTCGGCGCCCACCTTCCTCGGGGGCATCGACACCGCCAGCGCTGTGGTGGAGTTCAAGAGGAAGGAG GGCACTGTGGTGGCCAAAATACGTGTCTTCGATGCAGACGTGGTGCCAGCATCCGGGGAGCTCCTGAAGCGATACACAAACACACTACtctctggggatgcctgggtccTCCAGACATTCCGTATCGAGCACTCCCCCAACGAGACCTTGGCCCAGGCCAACGGCAGCTTTGTGCGGGCAACTGTGCATGACTACA GGCTGGTTCTCAACCGGAGCCTCCCCATCTCGGAGAACCGCTCCCTGCAGCTGACCGTGCTGGTCAATGACTCGGACTTCCAGGGCCCCGGGGAGGGCACCCTCTTCCTCCACTTCAACGTGTCCGTGCTGCCTGTCAGCTTGCACTTGCCCAGCACCTACACCTTCACTGTGAGCAGGCGGGCCCGCCGCTTTGCCCAG ATTGGGAAAGTCTGTGTGGAAAACTGCCAGGAGTTCAGCGGCATCCACGTGCAGTACAGGCTGCAGCTCTCCAGCACCAACTGCAGTGTCCTGGGGGTGGTCACCTCAGCAGAGGACACCACAGGGAACCTTTTCGTGAACCACACAGAAGCCCTGCAGCGGCCCGATTGCTCTCAACTCCGGTACACGGTAGTGGCTGCCGACCGGCCAACCCGCAAGCAGACCCAGGCCCTGCTGGTTGTCACCGTGGAGGGGACAT ATGTGGCTGAGGAGCCAGGCTGCCCCCTGTCCTGTGCAGTCAGCAAGAGACGCCCTGAATGTGAGGAGTGCGGCGGCCTGGGCTCTCTGACGGGCAGGTGCGAGTGGAGACAGGGAGATGGCAAAG GAATCACCAGGAACTTCTCCACCTGCTCCCCCAGCATCAAGACCTGCCCCGACGGCCACTGTGATGCCGTGGAGAGCAGAAATGTCAACATCTGCCCCCAGGACTGCCTCC GGGGCGGCAGCATCATTGGTGGGCATGAGCCAGGGGAGCGCTGGGGGATTAAAGCTGGCTTCGGTATCTGCAACTGTTTCCCAGAGGAGAAGAAGTGCTTCTGCGAACCTGAAGACAGCCagg AGCCGCTGTGTGACGAGCTCTGCCGCACGGTGATCGCGGCCGCTGTGCTCTTCTCCTTCGTCGTCTCCATGCTGCTCTCCACCTTCTGCATCCACCGCTACCACAAGAACGCCCACAAGCCACCCATTGCCTCTGCTGAGATGACCTTCCGCCGGCCTGCCCAGGCCTTCCCGGTCAGCTACTCCTCGTCCGGCGCCCGCCGGCCCTCTATGGACTCCATGGAGAACCAGGTCTCTGTGGACGCCTTCAAGATCCCG gaggatccaaagtgggaaTTCCCTCGAAAGAACTTGGTTCTTGGGAAAACCCTGGGAGAAGGCGAATTTGGAAAAGTGGTTAAGGCGACAGCCTTCCGGCTAAAAGGCAAAGCAGGGTACACAACCGTGGCCGTGAAGATGCTGAAAG AGAACGCTTCCCCAAGTGAGCTGCGGGACCTGCTGTCAGAGTTCAACCTCCTGAAGCAGGTCAACCACCCACATGTCATCAAGCTGTACGGGGCCTGCAGCCAGGACG gccCGCTCTTCCTCATTGTGGAGTATGCCAAGTACGGTTCCCTGCGGGGCTTCCTCCGAGAGAGCCGCAAGGCGGGGCCCGGCTACGTGGGCAGTGGAGGCAGCCGCAGCTCCAGCTACCTGGACAACCCCGAGGAGCGGGCCCTGACCATGGGCGACCTCATCTCCTTCGCCTGGCAGATCTCTCGGGGGATGCGGTACCTGGCTGAGATGAAG CTTGTCCATCGGGACTTGGCAGCCAGAAATGTCCTGGTAGCTGAGGGGCGGAAGATGAAGATTTCGGATTTTGGCCTGTCCCGAGACGTTTATGAAGAGGATTCCTATGTGAAGAGGAGCAAG GGTCGGATTCCAGTCAAATGGATGGCAATTGAGTCTCTTTTCGATCATATCTACACCACCCAAAGTGATGT GTGGTCCTTTGGTGTCCTGCTGTGGGAGATTGTGACTCTGGGGGGCAACCCCTACCCTGGGATCCCTCCGGAGCGGCTTTTCAACCTCCTGAAGACAGGCTACCGGATGGAGAGGCCCGACAACTGCAGTGAGGAGAT GTACGGTCTCATGCTGCAGTGTTGGAAGCAGGAACCAGACAAGAGGCCAGTGTTTGCTGACATCAGCAAAGACCTGGAAAAGATGATGGTTAAGAACAGA gaCTACTTGGACCTGGCTGCCTCCACCCCATCCGACTCCCTGCTTTATGACGACGGCCTCTCGGAGGAGGAGACGCCCCTGGTGGACTGTAATAATGCTCCCCTCCCTCGAGCCCTCCCCTCCACGTGGATTGAAAACAAACTCTATG gcaTGTCAGACCCGAACTGGCCTGAAGAGAGTCCTGTACCACTCACGAGAGCTGATGGCACTAACACTGTGTGTCCAAGATATGCAAATGATAGTGTATATGCTAACTGGATGGTTTCACCCTCAGCGGCACAATTAATGGACGCATTTGATAGTTAA